The DNA window CGTGGAGCAGTCCCATGGTGAACGCGGCGTCCGGCTCGCCCTCGCCACGCGCCCGAGTCACCGCCGCCGCGATCAGACCCACGGCGATCGAGTGCTCCCAGAACAGGATGGGGTCCATGAACCCCTCGACCGCGACGCTGCTGAAGCGATCGACGACACCAATGTTCATCACCGCCTGCCGGATCGCCCCCACCCCGATCCGCAGCACGGCCTTCTCGACCGTGTCCGCGGGCGTGCCGCTCGCGAACGCGCTCGAGTTCGCCAGGCGCAGAATCTTGAGCGCGATCGCCGGGTCGCGCTTGATGACCGAGGCCACCTGCTCGCTGTTCGCCTGCGGGCTGTTCACAATCTTCAGCACCTCGGCGACGCTCGGTGGCAACGCCTTCAGTTCCGCGCAACGCTCCAGCATCTCCACCAGTTCGGATCGCACGACGCGAGGCTTCAGGTTTCGCAGCGCGGTTGTCACGTCCGCGGGCGGCAGCGCTCCGGGCGTGGACGAGGCTGCAATCCCTCCGGGCGCGCCCGTTCCCGACACCGCCCGCTGGACCTTTCCCGCTGCGGCTGAAACTGGTTCGCTCGGCGCACCGACGGCCTCCCCCGCCCCTGCCGACGCCTCGTCACGTCGATCCGACGTCAGTTCGCGCACGCGCGCCACCATGTCCGCCAGCGAGAACTGCGCCTTGAGCAGGTAGTGCCGCACGCCCAACTGCCGCGACTTCAGGACCGAGTCTTTGTCACCCGCCGCCGTCAGCACGACCACCGGGGGCGACGGGAGCGTCGCGTCGGCCTTCATCCTCCGCAGCAGTTCCAGCCCGTCCATCTCGGGCATGCCCAGGTCGAGCAGGATCAGGTCCGGCGGCTGCGTGCGCATCAGCCCGATCGCCTCGCGTCCGTTGGCGGCGCACACGGCGTCGAAGCCCTCGCGCCGCAGCGCGGCGGCGATCGGCTCGCGGATGATCGCCATGTCATCGACCACCAGAACCCGTTTCATGCCGCTTCTCGGATGATCTGCACGCCCTCGGCGACCGCCGCCGGCGCTTCGAGGTCAGCGCGCATCTCGACGACGAATCTTGACCCCTTGCCCTCGCGCGAGAGTACGCGCATCGTCCCGCCGTGCGCCGCCGCAATCCCCTTGCAGATGGCCAGCCCCAGCCCCGTTCCGTGCGAAGCCGCCGAGCCGACCATCCCCGAGTTCAGCGCGAACGCCGTCCCGAGTTGCCGCACGATGTGCTCGGGCATCCCGCTGCCGGTATCGAGCACCTCGATGAGGACTCGACGCTCGGCGGCGTCGGTCGTCTCCGTCGCTCTCACTTCGATCCTGCCCTCGCGCGTGTGCTTCGCCGAGTTGCTCGCCAGATTCATCACCAGCCGACGGATGGCGTCGGCATCGCCCTGCATCCGCAGGTCGGGCGGCCGGACCGATGACACCACCTCCACCGAGCTGTGGTTCACCTGCGGCCGCACCGTCTCCAGCGCCTGCTCCACCGCGTCCGCGACCCGCACGGTTCCCCAGTGCCACCGTGCCAGTCCGCTGTCGAACCGTGCGGCCTCCAGCACGTTGTTGACCGTCTCCGTCATCCGCACCGTCTCGCCGTGGATCGACGAGAGGAAGTGCTCCATCTCCGCCTCATCGCGTGCGTTGGGGGTGAGCAGGTACTCCGACATCAGCCGCATCGAGGTCAGCGGCGTGCGGAGTTCGTGGGCGACGACGGCGAGCACGCGTTCCATCGCCCTTGCCGCCTCCTGCAGCGAGCGCCGCTCGCGCTCCAGGCGCTGGGCGCACTTCTGGGCCATCGCGTAGCGGATCGCCCGTTCGAGCGTGACCGCGCTGGCCGCGTCCTTCTGGACGTACTCGGTGGCGCCGGCCTCCAGTGCCTCGCGGTCCACGCTCCGCCCGCCCTGGCCGGTCATCAGGATCGCCGGTCGGTCCGGCAGCGCGGCGGCGATCTCGCGCAGCAGGTCGATGCCGGTCTCAGCCCCCAGACGGTAGTCGATCAGGTACGCGTCGTACCGGTCCTCGCCGATGACGCGCCGGGCCTCGTCCGCGGACGTTGCCCACTCGACCAGGTACCGCCCCGGCTCGACGTCGTCCAGCCACGCGCGCACGAGGACGAGCATGTCCTCGTCGTCGTCAACGAGAAGAACGCTTATCGGACTCTGAGCCTGCGCCTCCATCACAGCCGTCTATCGGCAGTTCCGCGTGCTCAAGCCAGTAGCGGCCGATGGCTTTCACCGTCTCTGAAAGCCCGGAATACGTCGAAGGTTTTCGCATGTACGAGTTCGCGCCGGTGTCGTACGCCCACGCCACGTCCTCGGCCGCGCCGGAGGTCGTCAGCACCACCACGGGAACGCAACGGAGCGTCTCGTGCTCTCGGATCTCGCGCAGAGCATCGCGGCCGTCCACCTTCGGCATGTTCAGGTCGAGCAGGATCAGTCCGGGCCGAGGAGCCGCATCCACCGCGGCGTAGCGCCCGCGGCGAAACAGGTAGTCCAGCAGTTCCTCCCCGTCCTCGACGAACCGAAGGTCGTTATCCAGGTCCGCCTCGTCCCACGCTTCGCGCGTGATCAGGCGGTCGTCGGCGTCGTCCTCGGCGACGAGGACCGTGATCGATCGGTCTGTGCTTCGCGACATGGATCTTCCCCGGATGCCTGCTGCCTCGTCGGCAGTTCTATCACGAATGTCGCCCCCTCGCCAGCCGTTCCCTCCGCGACGATCCTGCCCCCGTGCCGTTCAACTATCTTTCGGCAGATCGCCAGCCCCATCCCTGAACCTTCGTACTCCGACCGGCCGTGCAGCCGGTGGAACGGCTCAAAGATCACGCTCGAGTACTTCGCGTCGAACCCGATCCCGTTGTCACGAACCACGAGTCGGCACCGGGAATCACCCCCACTCCCCGCCTGAACAGGGGATTCGGCCGAGATCGTCACGAGCGGCCGGCGGACGTCGCTGCGGAACTTCAAAGCATTCGAGAGCAGGTTTTGGAACAACTGGCGCATCTGCGTCGAGTCCGCGTCGATCGAGGGCAGGTCTCCCACTTCAACGACCCCGCCGGACTCCTGCAGCGCGACTTCCAGGTCCGTCAGCACCTCGCGCACGACCGCGCCGAGGTCAACCCGCTCGAACGGCCGACCCTTCGATGTCACCCGGGACAGTTCGAGCAGGTCGTTCAGCAGCGACGACATGCGGTCCGCGGCGTTCAGCATCCGGGCCAGATAGTCCTTGCCCTTGTCGCCCAGCGTGCCCTCGTACTGCTGGCGCAGACGGTCGCCGAAGACCAGCACCTTCCGCAGCGGCTCCTGGAGGTCGTGCGACGCGATCGACGCGAACTGGGCCAACTCGTCCACCATCCGCTGCAGCTCTTCCGTGCGCCGCTGCACCCGTTCCTCGAGTTCCGCGTTCATGCTCTGGATCGCGTCCTCGGCACGCTTGCGCTCGGTCACGTCGCGGATGATCCCGGTGAACTGCCGCCGATCGCCCAGCCGAACCTCGCCGACCGACAACTCGATCGGGAACTCCAGCCCGTCCTTCCGCAGGCCGTAGGTACGAAGGACTCCCCCCCCGACCGTCCGTCCCGACCCGTTCTGCTGGTAGCGCCGCATCCCGGCACGGTGCAGTTCCCGCAGGCGCTCGGGCATCAGCACCGTCAGTTCTCGCCCGATGAGTTCCTCGGCGCAATACCCGAACATCCGCTCGGTCGCCGGGTTGACGGTCTCGATGACGCCGCGCCCGTCCGCGACGATCACGGCGTCCGGCGCTGTGTGGAGGATCGCCCTGAGGCGCTCGCCGCGCTCGCGCAGTTCGCGCGTCCGCTGCACGACCAGTGACTCTGCCCTGGCGTTCGCCACCCGCAGCGACTGCACGTACACGAGCGCGAGCGTGGTCAGCACGAAGCCGCACCCCAGCGCCCACGATGATGCGCGACCCTGCGAGTAATACGGCTTGATCGAGCGCGCGACGAACACCGCGGCCCAATCGCGGCCGAGCGTCGAGTAGTGGACGACCTGCCGCATCCCCTCCGTGAGACCCGGATCCGGCGAGTCCACCCGCGTGACCGCAGCCGGATTCGTCGAATACAGCAGCTCCTGACTGCCCCCGGGAAGCCTGTCGAACAGGTGAACCTCGATCTGTCCCGTGGGCACGTCCCGCAGCGACGCCGAGAGCAGGTCGCTCAAACGCACCGTCGCGGCCAGGAACCCGGCGACAGCCCCGAGCCGTTGATGCTCGTCCGACGGGATCGCATCGCTGTCATAGACCGGAAGGAAGACCGTCACGCCGCCGCGGTCGCCGATGCCCTGCGCCAGGCGGACAACGTCCCGCCTCGCGCTCGCAACCGGCGCATCGCGCCACGCCGACATTTCCATCGCCGACAGGAGCGCTGCTTCCGAAGCGTGGTCGAACCCGATCAACGCACGCGCTGGCGGCACCGACACGGTGTACAGGATCGGGGCGTAAACGGGCCTGCTCTCGGCACGCACCATGGCGCCCGTGCCGTCGTTCTGCACGATCGCGTACTCTTCCCCGGCGGCCTTGCGGGCCGAAGCGACGAACTCTTCGGCTCGATCCCCCGGCACGCGCGGCGCCCAATCCAGCGCGAGCACCGTCGAGCGCCTGCTCAGAATCTCTCCGGCAAATCGCGCGAACTCATCGGGTTCGACAAACTCGGATGCCTCGTAGAACGCGCGGACGGCGTACAGGGCCTCCACGGCGTCGGACAACTCCGCGTCGATCGCGGCTGCGCGTCGCGTAGCGTCGGTCTGGAACTGCGAGATCGCAATCCCGCGTTCACGCGACACCAGCACACCGTGCACGACCAGCGTTGCGCCGAGACCGATCGCCGCAATGAGGGAAGGTACGAGCCACGAACGCCGCAGCCGACTCCCAGCCGATGGCCTCGCCTCGCCCGTTCCAAGTCCTGCCTGCATCACGTCTACTCCCCGTCGGGCGATAACCCGGGCGCTCCGCCCCGGTCTGAGTCGTATAACCGGTGATCGACCATCCCCGCCCCGGGGTTGAACCGGGATCGCGGATATGCCCTCGAATCTGAGGCTCCATCCCCGTTCCGGGGCTTGCCTATGGGCACCCGGCCACGAAGGCGTTGAGGAACGCGACGAAGTCCAGCGTGTTCACAACCGTGTCGCCGTTGAAGTCGGCCTTCGGATCGCTCCCCACGAAGGCGTTGAGGAACGCGACGAAGTCCAGCGTGTTCACGACCGTGTCGCCGTTGAAGTCCGCCGGGCAACCAGGCCCCTTTTTGAACACGATGCCGTCCCCGTCCGGCCCGCCGAGCGCGGCGATCTCAGCGTCGCTCAGCACGTCGTCGGCGAAGTACATGCTCGCCACGTAGACCACCTCGCTCCTGCCGCCGGGTCCGAACTCCGCGCTCCCGAGGTCGGCGAACAGGCAGAACGTCGAGGCGAGCGGGGTGGGTCCGACCGATCCCGGCTCGGTCCCGCTGCTGAGTGCCCACGGGCTGGGGAACCCGCCCCACGCCTGCCAGTCGCCCGGATCGACCGCCTCGCCGTCTCCATAGCGGGGATCGCCCGGATCGACGCTGTCGTAGAGCCAGTCGCTGCCCGTGCTGCCCACGAGTTGGCCGTTGACGTAGACACGACCCACGCCGCCCTGCATGTGGTCGCACACGAAGGCGAGGCGGAACCACTCGCCCGGCTTGATGAGCGGGGTGTTGAGGTACTGCCCGGGCTGGCGGTCGAAGCCGATCACCCCGCCGCCGCCGAACGCGGGATTGCGGATGAACATGTCCGCCCCCCCCTCGTTGTTGTGGTTCCCGTGGACGAGTGCGGCGATCCACTCGTGGCTGTTCCACGTCTCGTGCGGGATATACATGTCCCACACCATGGTCCACTGGCCGAACCAAGTTCCGGGGAATGCGGGCTGCGTGCGCGGATAGAGCGCAAGCCCGATTCCGCGGTAGTTCTTCGGGTCGGGGTCGGAGAGGTTGCGCGCGGGACTGGTC is part of the Synechococcales cyanobacterium CNB genome and encodes:
- a CDS encoding response regulator, yielding MKRVLVVDDMAIIREPIAAALRREGFDAVCAANGREAIGLMRTQPPDLILLDLGMPEMDGLELLRRMKADATLPSPPVVVLTAAGDKDSVLKSRQLGVRHYLLKAQFSLADMVARVRELTSDRRDEASAGAGEAVGAPSEPVSAAAGKVQRAVSGTGAPGGIAASSTPGALPPADVTTALRNLKPRVVRSELVEMLERCAELKALPPSVAEVLKIVNSPQANSEQVASVIKRDPAIALKILRLANSSAFASGTPADTVEKAVLRIGVGAIRQAVMNIGVVDRFSSVAVEGFMDPILFWEHSIAVGLIAAAVTRARGEGEPDAAFTMGLLHDVGRVVYAELLRDKYAEVLAKADELGVELERVESRMLLMNHAEGMDRILHAWHFPRDLVDPIVFHHLSAPDIRRNCPKRYGDVATLALADRLAHAFMLGSSGNDVLYPTDELCRGLGLADEVIAEIERTIEAETETIKLAMLAAPGRTMEWKRRVDHHAKALSAPVRPLFISASPACDVYRIALDRLRTAGDQPANVGVVHFPSPSDRLPVSQAYQSAEADAGRGRLPLIVLSPEGAVAPEESLAEGRRVLMLPTPTPMPRLTAALDAAVAASETRAAA
- a CDS encoding HAMP domain-containing histidine kinase — encoded protein: MEAQAQSPISVLLVDDDEDMLVLVRAWLDDVEPGRYLVEWATSADEARRVIGEDRYDAYLIDYRLGAETGIDLLREIAAALPDRPAILMTGQGGRSVDREALEAGATEYVQKDAASAVTLERAIRYAMAQKCAQRLERERRSLQEAARAMERVLAVVAHELRTPLTSMRLMSEYLLTPNARDEAEMEHFLSSIHGETVRMTETVNNVLEAARFDSGLARWHWGTVRVADAVEQALETVRPQVNHSSVEVVSSVRPPDLRMQGDADAIRRLVMNLASNSAKHTREGRIEVRATETTDAAERRVLIEVLDTGSGMPEHIVRQLGTAFALNSGMVGSAASHGTGLGLAICKGIAAAHGGTMRVLSREGKGSRFVVEMRADLEAPAAVAEGVQIIREAA
- a CDS encoding response regulator; amino-acid sequence: MSRSTDRSITVLVAEDDADDRLITREAWDEADLDNDLRFVEDGEELLDYLFRRGRYAAVDAAPRPGLILLDLNMPKVDGRDALREIREHETLRCVPVVVLTTSGAAEDVAWAYDTGANSYMRKPSTYSGLSETVKAIGRYWLEHAELPIDGCDGGAGSESDKRSSR
- a CDS encoding PAS domain S-box protein — protein: MQAGLGTGEARPSAGSRLRRSWLVPSLIAAIGLGATLVVHGVLVSRERGIAISQFQTDATRRAAAIDAELSDAVEALYAVRAFYEASEFVEPDEFARFAGEILSRRSTVLALDWAPRVPGDRAEEFVASARKAAGEEYAIVQNDGTGAMVRAESRPVYAPILYTVSVPPARALIGFDHASEAALLSAMEMSAWRDAPVASARRDVVRLAQGIGDRGGVTVFLPVYDSDAIPSDEHQRLGAVAGFLAATVRLSDLLSASLRDVPTGQIEVHLFDRLPGGSQELLYSTNPAAVTRVDSPDPGLTEGMRQVVHYSTLGRDWAAVFVARSIKPYYSQGRASSWALGCGFVLTTLALVYVQSLRVANARAESLVVQRTRELRERGERLRAILHTAPDAVIVADGRGVIETVNPATERMFGYCAEELIGRELTVLMPERLRELHRAGMRRYQQNGSGRTVGGGVLRTYGLRKDGLEFPIELSVGEVRLGDRRQFTGIIRDVTERKRAEDAIQSMNAELEERVQRRTEELQRMVDELAQFASIASHDLQEPLRKVLVFGDRLRQQYEGTLGDKGKDYLARMLNAADRMSSLLNDLLELSRVTSKGRPFERVDLGAVVREVLTDLEVALQESGGVVEVGDLPSIDADSTQMRQLFQNLLSNALKFRSDVRRPLVTISAESPVQAGSGGDSRCRLVVRDNGIGFDAKYSSVIFEPFHRLHGRSEYEGSGMGLAICRKIVERHGGRIVAEGTAGEGATFVIELPTRQQASGEDPCREAQTDRSRSSSPRTTPTTA